The DNA segment GATGCGACATTCTCGTTGTTGTGGTGCTAAACCAATGACTGAGCGTGTAGTGGGCTGATAGGGAATTTCATGGGCAGAAACCAAGCCCACTTGTATCTGAAAACTAAATGTACTCCCCACCCCCACAGCACTACTGACGCTAATATCACCCCCCATCAGTTGTACGTATTTGCGGCTAATAGCCAAACCCAATCCTGTACCTTGTTGGGATTTTCGTCCGGCTTCCGTTTGTCCAAATGCTTCAAACAATACACATACTTCATCATCACAGATGCCGATGCCAGTATCTTGTATTTCAAATATTAGGGACTGGGGATTAGTGATTGGGGATTGGGTGTTAGGTATGGAGAGATGAGTTTTGGTATCTTCCTCAGTCCCCAGTCCCCAGTCCCCAGTCCCCATCTTTACCCGTAAGATGATACTGCCCGTTTCGGTGAACTTGATGGCATTACCTAAGATATTGAGTAAGACTTGACGTAGTTTACTTTCGTCAGCTTGGATATGTTGGGCTATGTTAGGGGCGTATTCAAATTTGAGGTGTAAACCTTTGGCTGTGGCTCGGCCTTGCATCATTTCTTGCAAGTTATCCAACAGGTGAATTAAATCAAAGCTATTAATGTTTAAGGTGGTTCTACCTGCTTCGATTTTGGACATTTCTAGAACGTCGTTGATCAAGTCTAGTAAATGTTCTCCTGCACGGTTAATAATCGTTAGGTTCTGTTGGTTGTCTTTCGACAGTGTTTTGTCATGGCTCATGATTTGTGTGAAGCCTAAAATTGCGTTGAGTGGTGTCCGCAATTCGTGGCTCATGTTGGCGAGGAATTCGCTTTTGGCTCGGTTTGCTGCATCTGCGGCGATCGCAGCTGCTTCTAGGGCTTGTGATTGTCTTTGGGTTTGTGTCAGCAGTTGTGCTTGCTGCAATGCAACTTCTAACTGATTGCCGATTTGAATGACGATGTTAATTTCGCCAGTTTTCCATTGACGAGGGCCAGAGTTTTGGTAAGTTGCTAATAATCCCCAAACTTGGTCACCAGATAGAATAGGGACGATAATATAAGCCTTTGCTTGCAAGCGCTCTAAAAATTCAATGTAGCAGGAACCAAATCCAGCTTGATAAATGTCTGCAACGCAGAGAAAATTTTTGTCTGGGGTAGCTTGTGGCGTATATTCTAACAACTTGGCCAGACAACTTTGGTCTTTCGCTGTATTTTCCGTCAGATGGGGTACATTTTTTTGTTTTTCGATGAGGGAAATCCAACCTTTCCCCCAAGATTCGGCGACAAATTCACCACTCCCCTGGGAGTCGAAACGATAAACCACGGCGCGATCGCAGTTGAGGACTTGTCTTAGTTCTTCGGTGGTGGCAGCAAATATGGTATCTAAATCTAGGGTTTGGCGCATTCGTTGAATAACTTGGGCGATCGCTCTTTCCCTCTCGATGCTTTCTTTGAGCGCTTCTTCTGCTCGCTTGCGTAAGCGCAGCTCGTCGTAGACATCGCTAATTTCTACTATCACTTTACCCACACCAGAAAGCTGATTACCCTCCCCAGGAATGGGAAAATAAGAAACTAAAAAGTGGCGTAGGCTATCTGCTTGGTTGACTGCGGGAAGACTCAATTCTACATTCAGAATTGGTTGACCAGTTAAGAGTACTTTTTGGCACAATGGTGTGACTAGAGGCGCGATTCGGGGTGCTATCTCTTCCAGAGTCTTGCCAATATGTTCTTGAGCAGGTTTACCGTGAATATGTGCTATTAACTCATTAATTTGCACAAACCGTAGTTGATTATCTAAAATGCTCATACCCACAGGAGCGCCACTGAAAAAGGCATTGAGACGAGCTTCTCGCAATTCTAGTTCTTTTTCTAAAATTTTTCGCTCTGTTATATCTTTGGTCGTGCCTGTCATCCGTAAAGGCTGACCCTGCTCGTTGCGTTCCACAATCTGGCCACGAGACTGTACCCATTTCCAACCCCCGGCGGCGCAACGCATCCGAAATTCCATTTCATAAACGGGGGTAACACCTTGCAAATGAGCGGTGATTGCTGATTTGACTGTGGCTAAATCTTCAGGATGCAACAATTGCTCGATGACTCGTTCATCATCTTCTATATCCTCTTGTGTGTAACCTAACATCTTTTGCCACTGCCAGTCCCGATAAATTTTACCAGTGGTAATATTCCAATCCCATAACCCTAAATCGCTGGCTTCTAAGGCTAGTTGTAAACGTTCTTCGCTGTTTCGGTGAGCAGACTCTATTAACTTGCGTTCAATCAAGCTACCTAATTGGGTAGCTACAGCACCCAGTAGCATGAGTAAACGTTTATCTACTGGGATAGAACTGCGCTTGAAAAATATTAAAACTGCCAAAACTTCTTTTCCAGCAATAATTGGAATACCAAAACCTGCTTTTAAACCTACTTTGGCTGCTTGTGGCGATCGCAAAAATTGTCCTTGCTTGACCAGAGAAACATCTTCAATCCATTCGGATTGTTTGGTTTGCCAAACTCGTCCTGGTAGTCCTTCACCTGGTGCAATTCTCAGATTTTGACTTTGATGACAAAATTCTTCTAAACTTGCTTCCTCGCAGTAACAAACCAAACTATGTTCTAAAACATGAGATTCTCGATTGGGTGTCCATGCTTCCCCAAAATCCCAGCCAATGGTTTGGCAAATTACCCGCAATACTAGGGTTAATGCACTTTTCACGTCAACTGCACGGGCGATCGCTTGGGTTGTTAATAGTAATAAACGGCTTTCCGCTTCGGCTTGCTTGCGTTCTGTAATATCTTTTGCTGTACCCAGGATGTACTTTTGTCCATCAATTTCAATCATTTCCGCACTAAACAGCGTCGTTTTAATTTCTCCATTGCTAGTGCGAAAATCGACTTCATGATTGCGGATGGCTTTGGCTTTTTCGAGAATTTGGGACAGAAAATGGCACTCTTCTAGATTTACCCAAATATTTAATTCTTTATCGGTGTTACCAATGACTTGAGAACGAGAATAACCAAATAAGCGACAAAAACTGTCGTTAACTTCGATATAACGTGTTTCTGGATAAGTACACAGAGCGATGGGGTCAGGGGATGCTCTGAAGGCTGATGCTAGTTTTTGTTCTGAAATGCGATGTGCTGCTTCTGCACGCTGGCGTTCCCGTGCTTCTAAGGCTAAGGACACCAAATTAGTTAAAGAACGAGCAAAATTTTGGTCTTCGGGTGTCCAGTGATGAGGTAATTTTACTGCTTCCAAACATAAAACCCCCACAGTTTTACCTGCTAGACGAATGGGTGTATCTAGCATGGCTGTGATATTCAAAGGAGTGAGGTAAGATTGAGCAAATTCTTTGGTTCTAGGATCTGTATAAGCATCATCTACGGCGATCGCTTCATCTTGATGTAAGGCTTGAAAATAAGTGGGATACTCTTTTGCTGATAAAGACAGTCCTGCACTGTGTTGATTGCGACTATATTCAAATAGATCAGCACATTGAATTTTCGTAAGTGTTTCGTCATATAACCAAATGCTTGCTCGCTCTATACCTAAATTATGAGCAGCAACATTTGTAATTTCCGCCAGGGCTGTTTTTAAATTACCTTGATATAGGACTTGATTTTTTGCCAGTTTCGTTAATACTAAATTATGTTTGTACAGCTTGACAGCATTAATCTGGTATTCCTGCGTATTGTTTTTTGATCTTGTAATCTTGTTATTACTACTTACTAGCGACTGGGAGTTTAATGATTGATTAATACTTTCTTCGTTATTTAAGTCTGATAGTTGAAAACAACATTCTTTTTTATTACTTATGACATTATGATTCACTGCGTTATTCAACGATATTAAACCGTTCCCAATTGGAAACGGCTCATGATATTCTTCTAATTGGTTTTTCTGTTGGCTGGAAATTTTTAATTGATTTCTCATCCGTAAAAACAATTCTTCTTGGCATAATGGCTTACTAATAAAGTCAGATACGCCTATTTGGAAATAACTACTATATTCGGAAAGCTGGTCAATATAGGTTAGTAAGAGAATAGATATATTTTGGAGGGTTTCTTCAGCTTTTAAATTTTGGCAAAAATAATGTCCGTCTATTTTATCAATGGAACTATCTATTAAAATGATATCGGGCATTAATTCACTAACACTACTGATTGATATTTTAGCAGTGCCAACCCTTTGTAATAAGTACTTTGTTTCTGCTAAAAACCCCGACAAACAGTGCCAATTTTCCAAAGAATTATCAATTAATAAAACTTTTGTTCGTTGATAATCTATGAGCATACTATCAAATTAAGCAGCAAATTTTAAAAGAGATAAACGAACTAAAAAATTAAAATTTTATCAAAATCATCAATTTGGCGATATTTTCGCCAAAACAACTCAATTAATAATGATTGTCCCCATAATTATTCACAACTATAACGCACATTTGTTACATAAATGACAAAAGACTAGTGAGTATGGAGAACAGAGAAAGAATGAGAACTTTTAACTGTTGCGGTGTATGACCAGCCTCACAAGTTCCTCATGTTATAGCTATAAATTTTTGCTAATGACTCTTAGGCGATCGCCATTACGGTGATAGAACAAATATGAGTGCTATGCAATCCCCCAAAAATTTTAGTTGTTCCTCTGTGTATGGGCCTGTCAAATCTTGGCGATTTGGAAATTCTCTTGGTATCGATCCCATTGGGGTTGTGTCTACTTGCTCATTTAACTGCGTCTACTGTCAGTTAGGGCAAATTCAAACACATACCAGTCAGCGTCAGATTTTTGTACCCACAAGCCAATTATGGGAGGATTTGCAAGCACTTGCACCTTATGACCAGGTAGATGTCGTCACCCTCAGTGGCAGTGGCGAACCTACTTTAGCACTAAATTTAGAGGAAATTTTGGCGATCGCAAAACAGGTAACACAAAGGCCAACAGTAGTCTTAACCAACAGTACTTTGCTGAGTGACATTAAAGTCCGTCATGCTTTGCAATCAGCAGATATTGTGGCTGTTAAATTAGATGCTATTTCGTCAAATCAATTGCAGCGCATCAATCAACCTGTAGCGACAATTAAGCTACCGCACATCATGGCAGGTATTGAGCAATTTCGAGAGGAATATCAAGGGAATCTCGCTATTCAAACTATGGTGTTATCTCCCTGGACAACGGAAATGATAGAGATTTACATCCAAAAAATAGAACGTCTAAATCCTCAGGAAATTCAACTGAACGTTCCTACTCGCCCCCGTGTTTTAGTTCGACAATTAGATGCTAGGGGAAATAATGCGATTGAATCCGTCTCAGATAGTATACGTCAACTTAAATGTCTCAGTGCGAATATCCTCAAGCCACTGGCTGACACAATCCACTATGCCACAAAAATTCCCGTACGTTGCGCTCCGATAAACTAGGGGTGTGGGGGTAAATCTGTCTTTCCCTTACACCCACCGCCAACAATATTTCTGTGTCGTTCAACTAGTTAACAACTAACGCTTCCAAGGAGAAACCAATGGAAACTCAGTCAACCAACCCACCAATTACACTTCCAGAAATTCCCCCTGGCTATCTCAACATTATGGGTTACATCGATGAGTCAGAGGTAAATGGCCCTGGCTGTCGAGCAGTGGTTTGGGTACAAGGTTGTCCCCGTGAATGTCCAGGATGTTTTAATCCTGATTCGTGGACGTTTGAAATCAATCAACTAGTTTCTGTAGATTCTCTTGTTGAGCAAATTCTCAGCAAACCGCAAAATCAAGGTGTGACATTTTCTGGTGGAGAACCTTTTCATCAAGCAATAGCATTGGCGGAATTAGCTCGTAAGCTGAAAGCTGCTGGTTTAAGTGTCATGTCTTTTACAGGCTTCACCCTGAAACAATTACAATCTGAATCAGCGCCTCCTGGTTCTCAAGCATTATTAGAACAACTCGATATTTTAATTGATGGGCCATTTGTGGAGTCTCTAGCGATTAATTCTCCCGATTCTCCTGTTTCTTCCAAAAATCAAAAAGTTCATGTTTTTAACCCCGCCTTTGTAGATAAAGTTACCTGGGCTAGTGATCAAATAGAAGTTCACATTCTCAAAGATGGAAACCGCATTGTTACTGGTTATCAAGGTTGGTTGGAATTGACTTGACAATAGTTGATGGTTGATTGTTGATTGTTGACTGTTGGCTGTTGAATATAGAACTGACGAACTCAAATGCTCTAAGTGATCTTAATGTAGCGACTGTCTTGAAAGTCAAGCGATCGTTAACAAAAACCGGGACTCTGAACATTGACGCAACTGGGGAACGCTGCGCTAGATTCTGCGGTGGCTGGTACGGGCAAAAAGACTTGTGGCTCTTGGCTAAGATGGTAGCAGCCCGCACCAGCCACTCCGCTTCGCCGCAGAATCTTCCCCAGTTGCTGGATTTCCCGTGAAGATAAAAAAGAGCATCAAAAATTGACCCAAATGCGGCAATAGGATCATCAGGGAGAGTATTTCCAAGTATAAAAACGGTCAATTGTGATTAAGCGTTGGGAATGGGTTGTAAGTTGTCAGTAACACGCCAAGGTAAATTATCCCGAACCATTGCATTTAAAATGACTAACATTTTATGAACGCAAGCAGTGAGAGCTAATTTTTTCGATTTACCACGTTCGACAAGACGCTCATAAAAGGCCTTGATAACCGGATTATGACGCATAGCAACAACAGCACCCATATAAAGAGTGGCACGAACATGAGCGCGACCGCCATTAATCATGCGCTTACCTTTGTGTTGACCACTATCATGATTGATAGGTGCAACACCAACTAAGCGAGAAATTTGTTTGGCAGTGAGTTGACCGAGTTCTGGCAAATCAGAAACCAGAGTTGTCGAAATAACTTGGCCAATACCAGGAGTAGTTTTGAGTAAATTAACTTTTTCAATCCATTGTTGATTGTTTTGAGTTAATTGCTCAATTTCTTGATTGAGTTGTTTGAGACGTTCGTCAAGATATTCAATGTGTGCTTCAATATCTGCCAATGCTTTACCACGGGCGCGTGAGCGTCGATTTTTTTCAGCAGTTTGCATCTCAACTAATTGTCTTCGACGACTAATTAATTCTCCTAATTGACGAGATGCTTGTGACTCAATGTTTAACACTTGAGGTTTCATTGCTTCCCCAAAGTGTGCCAATATTTGTGCATCGATAGCATCTGTTTTGGCGAGTTTACCAGTGGCTTTGGCAAAATTTCGTCCTTGACGTGGATTGATTAATGCTACTGGTAGCATTGCTGCCTGTAGTTGAATGACCAGTTCTGTTTCTAATCCTCCGGTTGCTTCTAGTACGATGAGGTTCAAATCATAAAATTTTAATTGTTCAACTAAATTAAATATTTCTAGTTCTGTATTAGCAAACTTCAATGCTTTACCGATGGGACGGATATAAACATCGAGGGTCGCTTTGCTCACGTCAATGCCTACCCACACAGAGATGTTTTCCATTTTTGAATCTCAACTATTTTGTCAAGAAGTTTTTAATTCATCCCCTTGATTTCACTCATCCTTGCCCGATGCGGACTGTATACTTTAAATGTCAGTAGTTTAAAGCTTTGACCCCGGCGACTGTTCGAGTTCTGTCAAAGAGATTGTTGTGGTGACCCATGCTACAAAGCGGTCTTTAATGACCTAGGGTGCGACGGTCTACCACTTCTTTTAATATACAAGGGTGCGTCAGTGTGATAGAACCTAACTATACTCAGAAATTATTCATACTGACGCACCCTACCAAACTAACGACTAATAATGTTGACTTTGACGCAACTTGTAACACCCAATCCTGATGTAGCAATCACTTTAACTTTGTTTCTCACAGCAGAAGAACGCTGTCGTAGTCGTCACCGCTTTGAGACAGAAGATGGTCAGGTTGTGTTTTTGCGTTTACCTAGAGGTACACTTTTGCAGGATGGGGATATTCTCCAAGATGAAACCAATGGCAATTTAATCAGAATCGCGGCTAAACCAGAACCAGTATTAACGGCGGTTGCTCAAACTCAACTTTTATTAATGCGAGCAGCCTATCATTTAGGTAATCGTCATGTACCTGTAGAGATTACCCCGACTTATTTACGCTTATCGCCAGATACCGTTTTGCGGACAATGTTGGAACACATGGGGTTAGAAATTACCGCAGAAATTCTCCCCTTTCAGCCAGAATTGGGAGCTTATGGACACCACCACCCTCACTGATCACCATTTTTTACATATTTTACAACTAGCTAGTTCTGCTTTACCTGTGGGAGCCTATAGCTATTCGGAGGGACTAGAAACGCTTGTAGAAAATGGGACAATTACTAGTCAATCAACTCTGCAACAATGGTTAGAGGCTGAACTAAGTTATGGGGCGATTCGTCTAGAAGCTGCGGTGATGGTGAGAGCCTATCAAGCTGCCACAATGGATGATATGGAAACCTTATGCTATTGGAATCTGTGGTTATCTGCGGCGAGGGAAACCCAAGAATTACGCAATTCTAGCTGGCAAATGGGGCGATCGCTCATGCAGTTACTTGGTAAAATACAACCAGAAATTCTACCTTTAGCCAATGCTGTAGGTAATCCTTGTAATTATGCGATCGCTTTTGGAATTGCCTCTGCACATTGGCAAATTAATATTCAAGCCGCCTTATTAGCATATCTGCATAGTTGGGCAACTAATTTAATTACGGCTGGTGTCAAACTCATCCCCCTCGGACAAACAGCAGGACAAGAATTATTACTCCAGTTGCAACCGTTAATTAGTCATGCAACAGTGGAAATTATGTCTTTAAAAGATGACGAACTCAGTTGTTGTAGTTGGGGTCTATCTTTAGCCAGTATGCAGCACGAAACCCAATATACAAGGTTGTTTAGGAGTTGACGGTTGACAGTTAACAGTTAACAGTTAACAGTTAACAGTTAACAGTTTACTATTGACTTATGAATGCTTTTCGTGTTGGGGTAGCAGGCCCAGTGGGTTCGGGGAAGACGGCTTTAGTTGATGCTTTGTGTAAAGCATTGCGCGATCGCTATAAGCTGGCAGTGGTGACAAATGATATATATACTCAAGAAGATGCCCAATTTTTGGTACGTTCTCAAGCTTTGACAAGCGATCGCATTTTAGGCGTAGAGACAGGCGGTTGTCCACACACAGCGATTCGGGAAGATGCTTCCATGAATTTGGCAGCAATTGAACAGCTAGAACAGCGTTTCACCGATTTAGATTTAGTCTTTTTAGAAAGCGGTGGAGATAATTTAGCTGCTACCTTTAGTCCTGAATTAGTAGATTTAACAATTTACGTAATTGATGTAGCTGCCGGTGACAAAATCCCCCGCAAAGGTGGGCCAGGAATTACCAAATCTGACTTATTAGTAATTAATAAAACTGACCTAGCCCCATACGTTGGCGCAGATTTAAGCGTTATGGAAAGAGACGCAAAAAAAATGCGCGGCGATAAACCCTTTATTTTTACTAATTTAAAAACTCAACAAGGACTCAACGATGTAATTGAATTTGTTTGTAATCATATCTGTCCTGTGTAGAGGTAAGCAGAAGCAGGGGAACTTACTCAAATATTTCCCCCCCTTCCTTCTGCCCCAATTTCTAACATTTACCATTCCCTACTCCCAGGACTTTCGGTGCGTCCACCTGTAAGGTCATCTGCTCAGAACGCACGGTTAAAAAAGAATTACCTAAGCCCATACTAGAAAAAGGGCTGGTAGTAGGAACATCCAAGCTAGAGCCTATAAAACCAACTAAAGCTTCAAATTTAGCAGTAAATGTCAGTAAATCGTTAGCCAGCCTACTAAAACCCGGTACAGCTAACTTTTGCCGCCATGCCAAACTTTGTTGGTCGTAGTTAAGAGTACACAATTGTTGGTTTCCCTGATGGACTGTAACGGATTTTTCCTGCCAAGTAAATTCGGCAAATTCCTTTGGTAATCCCCAAATTTCTCGACCGCCAGCTACAGAGTCAGCATTATCTACATATATATGAGAAATCCAACCACCGATTTTTCCCTTATCAGCCACCACAGCTAAAGCTACAATTAACTCGCTATACTCCAGCACCGAGCCAGAACCGTAAGATGATAGATATACTGTGGCGATGGTTTTACCCGGCCAGACAGAGAACAGGTTTAACCCGGTGGGAATTAGTGAGCGCACTTGGTCAATATTCACCAAATGCAAAGTTTCGATAGCAAAACCTTTAAGTGTCCAAGGTGCTAGTGGATATGGCATAGCTTTATTTACCACGTAAAAGGATGATGGGTATTGGGTACTAAGTAGTAGAGATAATCTTACCCAATCCCCAATTCCTATTCCCTAAAGATTACCTTCAATCAACAGGCGATACTCACTCTTTTGCTTAACACCTTTAACTTCTTTCACCAGTTCTTTATCCTTAAAGAACTGAACAGTTGGTGTGCCGGTTACCCCAGCATTTTCGGCAATATCGCGGTCTTGGTCGATATCGATTTCCACAAAGTGGATTTTGCTGTCAAATTCATCAACCACTTTATTTAAGATTGGCTTGAGGGTATGGCAAGGCCCACAACCAGGGGAGACATATTTGACAATGAGTAGGCGATCGCTTTCATGGAATAATTTCCTTAAAGCATAACCACCAGCATGACGAGTTGCATTCACATCAAATCCCGCTTCTTGTTCCGCTTCGGTTTTCTGCGCTACTGGCTGAGTTTCTAACTCATTATTGATTGTTGCTTCTTGATGGAACTCTTGAATCAACGCATTCGCAGACAACCAGCGCTCTGCTAATAGCGCTGCCGCGCAGCCACTACCAGCCGCCGTAATTGCTTGGCGATACTCATGGTCTTGTACGTCACCCGCCGCGAAGACACCCTCTACACTGGTTTCTGGTGAACCATGTTTGGTGACAACATAACCAATTTCATCCAGTTCTAGTTGTCCCTGAAATAAGGAAGTGTTGGGCTTGTGACCAATAGCGTAGAATAAACCTTTGGCGTGTACGTTGGTTTCTTCCCCAGTCTGATTATTGCGGACTTTCACCCCATCCATGTGACCATTACCAAACACATCCACAACTTCTGTGTTCCAATGCACTTGGATTTTGGGGTTACTCAAAACGCGGTCTTGCATCGCTTTAGAAGCCCGCATCTTTTCAGAACGCACCAACAAATTAACCTTCGAACCGTACTTGGTGAGATATATTGATTCTTCCGCCGCCGAGTCGCCAGCACCAATCACAGCCAACTCTGCACCGTGGAAAATCGGGGTTGCACCATCACAGATTGCACAAGCCGAAATTCCCCGACTCCAAAATTCATGCTCACTAGGTAAACCCAAACGCTTGGCAGTTGCACCAGTAGCAATAATAATAGTGTGTGCCTTAACTTCTCTTTCCTCTGAGCGCACAGTAAATGGACGTTGGCTCAAATCAACTGATATAACATCTTCAGTATATAACTCAGCCCCCCAGCGCTCTGCCTGAGCCTTCATCCTATCCATTAATTCCGGCCCCGTAATCCCTTGGGGAAACCCCGGAAAGTTCTCTACCTCCGTCGTTGTCATGAGTTGCCCACCAGGCAAACCCCCAGCTTGAAAACCTTCAAATACAACGGGTTTTAGGTTAGCTCTCGCCGCATAGATAGCAGCTGTATACCCTGCTGGCCCAGAACCAATAATGACTAAGTTTTCTACAGTTGGGTTAGACATAATATTTATAACGAACTCATAACGACTACGTTTAATATAGCATAACATATCAGATCGGCAAGGGGAGTGACAAGAAAACATCTACTAGCTTGAGCCACTTCAAGATAGCTATTGGCTTTTCGCCCATCTTCCTGCGGAATCAGTGGCAACTGTTCGTGTAATATGAATTAGCTTTTCTATGTAGCAGATATAAAACGCTTTTATGAATCAATTGACAGTTAAAGATTGGACAGTCATCAAGCGGCAGCTGACTCCTTATCTGTTCTTGCTACCTGCTTTGGTTTTGTTGGGGTTAACTGTCTTTTGGCCAGCATTGCAAGCCTTTTACCTGAGTTTTACTAGCTACGAAGACTTAAGCCAACCGCCGCAGTGGATAGGTTTTAAAAACTTTCTTCGGTTGTGGAAAGATGCCGTTTTTTGGAAAACTTTAGAAAATACATTTCTTTATCTTGTTGCTGTAGTGCCGATTTTGGTGA comes from the Nostoc sp. PCC 7120 = FACHB-418 genome and includes:
- a CDS encoding urease accessory protein UreF — protein: MDTTTLTDHHFLHILQLASSALPVGAYSYSEGLETLVENGTITSQSTLQQWLEAELSYGAIRLEAAVMVRAYQAATMDDMETLCYWNLWLSAARETQELRNSSWQMGRSLMQLLGKIQPEILPLANAVGNPCNYAIAFGIASAHWQINIQAALLAYLHSWATNLITAGVKLIPLGQTAGQELLLQLQPLISHATVEIMSLKDDELSCCSWGLSLASMQHETQYTRLFRS
- a CDS encoding GAF domain-containing protein, yielding MLIDYQRTKVLLIDNSLENWHCLSGFLAETKYLLQRVGTAKISISSVSELMPDIILIDSSIDKIDGHYFCQNLKAEETLQNISILLLTYIDQLSEYSSYFQIGVSDFISKPLCQEELFLRMRNQLKISSQQKNQLEEYHEPFPIGNGLISLNNAVNHNVISNKKECCFQLSDLNNEESINQSLNSQSLVSSNNKITRSKNNTQEYQINAVKLYKHNLVLTKLAKNQVLYQGNLKTALAEITNVAAHNLGIERASIWLYDETLTKIQCADLFEYSRNQHSAGLSLSAKEYPTYFQALHQDEAIAVDDAYTDPRTKEFAQSYLTPLNITAMLDTPIRLAGKTVGVLCLEAVKLPHHWTPEDQNFARSLTNLVSLALEARERQRAEAAHRISEQKLASAFRASPDPIALCTYPETRYIEVNDSFCRLFGYSRSQVIGNTDKELNIWVNLEECHFLSQILEKAKAIRNHEVDFRTSNGEIKTTLFSAEMIEIDGQKYILGTAKDITERKQAEAESRLLLLTTQAIARAVDVKSALTLVLRVICQTIGWDFGEAWTPNRESHVLEHSLVCYCEEASLEEFCHQSQNLRIAPGEGLPGRVWQTKQSEWIEDVSLVKQGQFLRSPQAAKVGLKAGFGIPIIAGKEVLAVLIFFKRSSIPVDKRLLMLLGAVATQLGSLIERKLIESAHRNSEERLQLALEASDLGLWDWNITTGKIYRDWQWQKMLGYTQEDIEDDERVIEQLLHPEDLATVKSAITAHLQGVTPVYEMEFRMRCAAGGWKWVQSRGQIVERNEQGQPLRMTGTTKDITERKILEKELELREARLNAFFSGAPVGMSILDNQLRFVQINELIAHIHGKPAQEHIGKTLEEIAPRIAPLVTPLCQKVLLTGQPILNVELSLPAVNQADSLRHFLVSYFPIPGEGNQLSGVGKVIVEISDVYDELRLRKRAEEALKESIERERAIAQVIQRMRQTLDLDTIFAATTEELRQVLNCDRAVVYRFDSQGSGEFVAESWGKGWISLIEKQKNVPHLTENTAKDQSCLAKLLEYTPQATPDKNFLCVADIYQAGFGSCYIEFLERLQAKAYIIVPILSGDQVWGLLATYQNSGPRQWKTGEINIVIQIGNQLEVALQQAQLLTQTQRQSQALEAAAIAADAANRAKSEFLANMSHELRTPLNAILGFTQIMSHDKTLSKDNQQNLTIINRAGEHLLDLINDVLEMSKIEAGRTTLNINSFDLIHLLDNLQEMMQGRATAKGLHLKFEYAPNIAQHIQADESKLRQVLLNILGNAIKFTETGSIILRVKMGTGDWGLGTEEDTKTHLSIPNTQSPITNPQSLIFEIQDTGIGICDDEVCVLFEAFGQTEAGRKSQQGTGLGLAISRKYVQLMGGDISVSSAVGVGSTFSFQIQVGLVSAHEIPYQPTTRSVIGLAPQQRECRILVVDDVADSRLLLVKLLSSVGFVVQEAANGQEALAIWQQWHPQLILMDMRMPIMDGYEATHFIRSAEIENHTTIPNPHTIIIALTAHAFEEQRQAMLQVGCDDLINKPFSEKEILEKLNKYLGIKYLYQEDSSQTLKARTKIFTHDNLLPLLSTLPRDWLINLYNAAAQCSDDLILKLVGEISAENTALKEYFVDLAHNFQFEKIMEIVSTIKDIS
- a CDS encoding radical SAM protein, giving the protein MSAMQSPKNFSCSSVYGPVKSWRFGNSLGIDPIGVVSTCSFNCVYCQLGQIQTHTSQRQIFVPTSQLWEDLQALAPYDQVDVVTLSGSGEPTLALNLEEILAIAKQVTQRPTVVLTNSTLLSDIKVRHALQSADIVAVKLDAISSNQLQRINQPVATIKLPHIMAGIEQFREEYQGNLAIQTMVLSPWTTEMIEIYIQKIERLNPQEIQLNVPTRPRVLVRQLDARGNNAIESVSDSIRQLKCLSANILKPLADTIHYATKIPVRCAPIN
- the ureE gene encoding urease accessory protein UreE; amino-acid sequence: MLTLTQLVTPNPDVAITLTLFLTAEERCRSRHRFETEDGQVVFLRLPRGTLLQDGDILQDETNGNLIRIAAKPEPVLTAVAQTQLLLMRAAYHLGNRHVPVEITPTYLRLSPDTVLRTMLEHMGLEITAEILPFQPELGAYGHHHPH
- the ureG gene encoding urease accessory protein UreG produces the protein MNAFRVGVAGPVGSGKTALVDALCKALRDRYKLAVVTNDIYTQEDAQFLVRSQALTSDRILGVETGGCPHTAIREDASMNLAAIEQLEQRFTDLDLVFLESGGDNLAATFSPELVDLTIYVIDVAAGDKIPRKGGPGITKSDLLVINKTDLAPYVGADLSVMERDAKKMRGDKPFIFTNLKTQQGLNDVIEFVCNHICPV
- a CDS encoding IS110 family transposase, which codes for MENISVWVGIDVSKATLDVYIRPIGKALKFANTELEIFNLVEQLKFYDLNLIVLEATGGLETELVIQLQAAMLPVALINPRQGRNFAKATGKLAKTDAIDAQILAHFGEAMKPQVLNIESQASRQLGELISRRRQLVEMQTAEKNRRSRARGKALADIEAHIEYLDERLKQLNQEIEQLTQNNQQWIEKVNLLKTTPGIGQVISTTLVSDLPELGQLTAKQISRLVGVAPINHDSGQHKGKRMINGGRAHVRATLYMGAVVAMRHNPVIKAFYERLVERGKSKKLALTACVHKMLVILNAMVRDNLPWRVTDNLQPIPNA
- a CDS encoding acetoacetate decarboxylase family protein produces the protein MPYPLAPWTLKGFAIETLHLVNIDQVRSLIPTGLNLFSVWPGKTIATVYLSSYGSGSVLEYSELIVALAVVADKGKIGGWISHIYVDNADSVAGGREIWGLPKEFAEFTWQEKSVTVHQGNQQLCTLNYDQQSLAWRQKLAVPGFSRLANDLLTFTAKFEALVGFIGSSLDVPTTSPFSSMGLGNSFLTVRSEQMTLQVDAPKVLGVGNGKC
- a CDS encoding 4Fe-4S single cluster domain-containing protein, translating into METQSTNPPITLPEIPPGYLNIMGYIDESEVNGPGCRAVVWVQGCPRECPGCFNPDSWTFEINQLVSVDSLVEQILSKPQNQGVTFSGGEPFHQAIALAELARKLKAAGLSVMSFTGFTLKQLQSESAPPGSQALLEQLDILIDGPFVESLAINSPDSPVSSKNQKVHVFNPAFVDKVTWASDQIEVHILKDGNRIVTGYQGWLELT